TGACGCGCCATGTTCAAGCAGGTTCAACTCTTTATGTAAAAGATGGTAACAAAAAGAACCAAATGTATCCTAAAGATGAGTTTATCACGCCACCACGGAAATAATATGTCCATAATATTCAGTAAGTTACACAAAAACGACTTACCTTCGGCAGGACTTGCCGCCATGCCTGCACTTTTCGTTCTACTTTGGAGCACCGGCTTTATTGGCGCCAAGTTCGGCCTGCCATATGCAGAACCTTTTACATTTCTGTTTATTCGCTTTGTGTTCACGCTACTGCTACTGATTCCGCTGGTCGTCGTGATGCAAATACCTTGGCCTTCATCACCCAGGTTATGGACTCATATCGCCATATCAGGCTTTCTAGTTCATGGCGCTTACTTAGGTGGAGTCTTCTATGGCATTTACTTAGGTATGCCTGCTGGTTTAGCGGCACTACTGGTGGGGTTGCAGCCACTTCTGACCGCCGCCTTCGCCGGGCCACTATTAGGTGAACAGCTCTCTTGGCGCCAATGGGTAGGGCTAGGCCTGGGCCTAATAGGTATCAGTTTAGTGCTCGGCAGTAAGCTTGAACTGGGTGAGTCGCTATTTGATGGCTTCGGAGTTAGCG
This Vreelandella neptunia DNA region includes the following protein-coding sequences:
- a CDS encoding DMT family transporter, which encodes MSIIFSKLHKNDLPSAGLAAMPALFVLLWSTGFIGAKFGLPYAEPFTFLFIRFVFTLLLLIPLVVVMQIPWPSSPRLWTHIAISGFLVHGAYLGGVFYGIYLGMPAGLAALLVGLQPLLTAAFAGPLLGEQLSWRQWVGLGLGLIGISLVLGSKLELGESLFDGFGVSALLCVTAALMGISLGTLYQKRYCTSMPLLSGAVIQYVAAGALLGVGALLFETRQVEWSSTFVLTLGWLVLILSIAAILLLMALIKKGEASRVASLFYLVPPVTALQAWWLFDERLPLLGLVGMLVAITGVVMVIRKPVYKATKR